CGACATGATTTATTGTTCTGACAATTCTAACCCAGGTTCTTACACTgagcccatcaccatggcatctgtacgcctcacttgaagtctttaaatgaagaaGTAGTTAGGTCTCTCTTTGCCTGAAACTCTGAACTGGGAACATGGATTTATTCTGAGGAATGACATTTGTTTATTGAGATGTATACCAGTGTAAGGAAGTTGCCTTccccaatcagattttggaagtgATTTGATCAAGTCTGCTACAAATAATTTGGATAAAAAGGCACATGATAGTTTGCCAAACTTTGATTAAACGTTCCCAAAGAGaacataatttaaataattaatattaactaAATACCAGCTGATTACAGCAAGTGAGGGAGCTAGATTCAGGGTTCAGTCTAATGATGATTTCAATGAACATATGCACTGAAATAATATTCAGTGCCTGTGAGCTCTGTGCTGATCTAGGGTTTGCCATCATGGACCCCTGGGTAGGACCCGGCTGGGATGCTAAGGGGCCCAAACCCTATTGGCAATCCGTATTTGGGAAATAATTACctatttttgctttaaaacagGGAAGTGAAACCCTGCAATCCTCCAGGAAGGTTAGGAAAGGGCAAAATCCTGCAGTTAATCATGCAGggggtgattttcaaaggcacaaatggggaCCTGGCTGCCCAACTGTCCTTGGTGCATTTGAAAACCTTCCCCTTTCCAAAAAAACACcccttcctttgacttcagtgggtgctggcTCAGGCTCTCATGAGGCCGGAGCTGAGTCGGGGGCTGTTTTTCTTATTTAAGGGGCTAGAGAAAGCCCGTTGCATTAGCCTTGAATTGTGTTTTGGGAGAGGAGAGAGCGCCGCAGCATCTAGTTAGGCTCATGTGAACTCAGAGTGTCCTAAATTGCTTGAATGGATTCAATCCAGTTGTAGAACTCTGCGTGAAGCGTCTGACGAGCAAGTTCATACCCCGTCATTCGCTTGGTTCCCCTACAGAGACGTTTGCCAGGCACCGTGTTCCTGCTGGCCCACGCAGCTCTCTGGCTTCACAACCACAGCGGCTGAGCAGGAAACCAGTCACCATGCCCCTTTCACTGCTGAACCTCCACCTCCTGGGCTGTGCTGCTGTCACATGTCACTAGTCTCCTGATGGGCCTGGGATGTTGGGGTGTGCCCAGAACATCCAGCATCACAGCAGTGCACCCTACCTGCCCTGGATTGCGCTGCTTCCTACCTGCATTGCTGCTGTTTTCATTGCAGTAGCTCTCAGGATGCCCACATGAGGTATGGACCTGGGCTCTCACACCAAACAGCAGTCTAGGTGTttggctggagcccgggctctgaaaccgggtgaggtggggagggacTCGGAGCCGGGGCGCCAGCCTGAGCCCGAGCACTTACGCTGCTGTTTGTAGCCCGCCGTAGCATGAGCTCGAGGTTCTGAGACTCGGTGCCATGGGTTATTTTCCCCCCGTGTAGACATGCCCGTAGAAAGAGACAGTCCCCGTCCCAAAATGCGTACGGGTGCCTGCAGCAGGCATGTCCCCGTTAGATGTATCGAGCGGGAAGGATTTGATCACTATGTCTGCTGCCTATTTTTTGTCTGTCCTTATGTCTGTAATGAGTGAATCTCCATAAGTGCAACTTTACTGCCCTTTGGACTCCTATATAGCAGAGCCTCAAGGTCACCTACCTGCTGATTGTTGCTGTGACCACTTGGGGCACTGGATCTCTGCAAGTTTCTCCATTGCTCTCTGAGATCCTGTGGACCTCAGCCTTGGCCTGTACAAAGGGATGGGGACATCCTCTTGTCTTGAGCTCACAGTCACCTAGGAGTGGGGCCGTTTGAATCCCCAGACACTCCACAGAGCCCTTTGCTTTCCTCTGGATCTGTTCATAAGATGGCAGGCTTTTCTCATAGACATTAGCTTCTTCCTGGCTGGTGTAGGGAgtctgggagctggggtgagggagaaagaggggaagggaCGCTATTAAATTCTGCCATTTAACCGGATTCCAATAGTTTCTGGTTAGACGCAGGAATTTTATCATTtgctgagaaagaaaagaataaaatgccACAAAAGGGAAGAGCAGCACGTTCATGTCACATCGAGGGGATTTGTATTGGAGAGGGGCTATACCcagatccccacatctgaacTGCCCAGACTCCGGGGaggtttgaatccagcccataGTGACCAGCGGTCACCCCCAGCTGAGAGGCATTGAAATTCACTATTGGTCTTAGTCTAGTTCCTACTGAGAGAGCCTGCAGTACATCCCTGCTGCTGTCGATGGCAGTTTGACGTGGGGGACTCAGTGGGAGGTTGGCTAGGAAaggactgaaatcagtgggacggCTAGCTGGGAAAGGACTGCAGGGTCAGGTCAAActaccctcccttcctccacacTACTGTTGGCAGCCTCATCAGAGAGAAGCCATGTAGTCAAGGGTTGAAAGAACATGGAAATGGAGTCCTCAGTTCCAGAACaaactgctgcttttttttttccagacaaaatatttttagcCCTCCCTCGTGCCAGGGTTTTCAGACCCTGACCTCATCCCCCGAGGCACACAGATAACCTTGTGTACAAGCTAAGGCGCTCATTAAAAACCAGATTGCAAACTGTTGAGCTGAGGCTGAGAGCCTGGGGTCCTTCCAACATACCAGCTCTTCTCCGGAATTTCATTTTCTATCGAAACAGCAGGCTTGTGTGACAGGAACTTCTCGGACTCCGTCTCCATGGGGACAAACGTTATcttgggggggaagaaaaaaagagggaTGAATCATTCCTCTGAATGTGAACAAAGAGGGTGAATCTCCTGCAGTGGAGGAGGAGTTTTCCCTGGCATAGGGCTATCATTAACTCCTTCCCAGCGGTCACATCACACTTTACTGGCACTGTAACTAGGTATTTTTACATCCAAATCACTGCAAAGGAAGAGGTATCTAAGCCCCCACATCACATTTACAAAGAATAGACAATATGCAAGCTACTCCCCTGGCCAGGAAACTCAGGCTGATAAGAAGAACCACAACAGGGGctcaagcttcagaggggtagccgtgttagtctggatctgtaaacgtggcaaagagtcctgtggcaccttatagactaacagacgtattggagcatgagctttcgtgggtgaacacccacttcgtcggatgcaacaGGGGCTCAGTCGTGCAAGGTCCTGAGTGTTCAGTGGTCCATGGAGCAGGCTCAGAACCTCAAGTCTGCCCAGGTTTGGACTCGATTATGTCACCAATAGTGCACTCAGTCCTGCCATCCTGCTGGATGACAATGGGCATTCTGCcttctgaggcacagaggagacAGGTAGGGGAATGCCAACTCATTCCAAATGGAACTTGTACTGGGCCAACTGGTGGGCCTGCAGGCTCTGAAGCACAAATCCCAGCAGGAGTTGCCAGCttggcctccctcagcaccatCAGAAACTGTGGCAGATCTTGAGGGGAGACAGAGCCCTTCAAGGGAATCAGAGCTTCATCATGGACTTCAGTCTGAGGAGAAGCTGGGGGTTCCATagcttttcccctctctccaggaGCCATGTTTGGTGGCCAAAGCTCTGGGGGATGAGACTCTTCCCAGAGATTCTTCCCAGAGAGGGACGGATGTTTGAATGGGTTATTCCAGCCTAGAGGCTGCAGTCCCAAAATGGAGACATCTGGGAAAGGATGGGCCAACGGGTCGGATTCCCAGCATTCCCAATCCACACCCCTACAGACTCTGAGGACTGGATCCAATTCTAAACTTCATGGCTGGCCTCTATCACTCTTATGGGCCAAACCAAAGCCCCAGagccaacccctccacctcccaccccaacctTCAGGaagtctggatccagatccaaactctcTCTAGTTTACAACTCTCTCTTGGTGACACTAAAAAGGCCTAATTGCCAGCAATTAAAGACACCATATAATACAAAATTCGGGAGAGGGATCCCTATCACAGGTGAACCCTTCAGCTTATTGTGCTATAACTTCcagttctgcccctcccccctaccCCATGCTGTGTCTCAACATGCACTCTCCTAGGCCCAGATCTACTAATGAGCCATTCTGCGTCCCTGAGGGATTGTCCACACATACAGTACTGCTTAGCGAAGATGCTAGCTACGCCAACCAGAGACCTCCCGTCGCTGTCCgtactccacctccgcaagaggcggtagctacaTTGACAGGGGAAGCCCTCCTCTCGACATAGCACCGTCGACACCAGGAGTTTGGTCGGTATCCCTGCGTCGCTCAGGGACTCTAGACTACAGACATAAGGCTGTCTAGACCAAGCCTAAATCTAACCCTAGAGCTAATGTCTTGTTTCCATTGGGAAAATCGTGTTCTTGGATAGATGTTTCTTCAGGGAATGGGAGTTTAATTGTTTTACTGCGCTATCAACATTCTTTAACCAGGAGATTTTCCGAAGGGCGTTTTAATGACCCACCTAAGTCAAAGGGTTGGGGGTTGGGCATGGGTTCAACAGGGTTTAGGGGTTCTTCTTCCCTTAATCTAAGCTGAATTTAAAACAACTTTATATAAAACTATCAGCCACGGATGAGCAATAAGTAAACGCTTCCCCCTCCCAGCGCCTTCCTGGCTGTCTCCTGTACCTTTCACTTACACAGCTGTGTTGTTATTTAGGCAAAAGATCAGTTCTTCCCCTACTCTACGAACTTCTTTCATGGTGTCGTGAATCTGTTCAATAAGCTGCTTGCATGAAAACATTTCTGCTGCACCAGCCTGCCCCTCTGTTACATGTCTCCCAAAATAACTTGTTTCAAGAGTCCTGTTAAGGCAAGAGGAACCCTTTGGAAAGCAGACAGTGAAGACACCGGCTGAAAGCCGGGGAGGGAGCTCTCTCCTTATCCTTCAAGATCTGGCCACCATTTGCTCAACTTCcactggggaggggaatgtggatTTTGGGGGTGGCTTTCAAACAGCGAACCTGAGAAATGGATCAAGGCTTTCTTCATTCTTTGATTCCTGTTCATCATTTCACAGCAATGATTTACACTGCAGCTGTCACTGAGAGGTATAGCAAAGGGCTTTGGACATACAGGATAGTTTCTTTTAAACGATTCCTTCTTTCATTACTAACAGGGATTCACTGCATTGCCCAGTGAAAGTCAGCACTGCTTTCAGTAAAGCCTGAAGTGGTTTTATCCCTGGATCAGAGAAAAGAATGACACCCTGCCCAGCTTCCCCTGTGCCTGCTACACCTGTAACTCTCTGGAAACGGCAGCCAGCCTTCTCCGCTGTCTTAGCATCCTAAGGGTTAAAGCCAAACCTGGCAGAAAGCAGGCTCTTTGGAGATAgaaaaacaaagtgtgtgtgtccTTAGGGGGCATCTCCCCTTAGATATCAAGGAGCACTTTGAACGGCTGGAAGGGTATACGGTTTTGTAACCCCAGGTAGATGTAATCCCCCTAACCCCTTCCAGGGACAGTGGCAATGTGTCTGCTCCCCTTGCCCCATGCACAGAGGTAACTGGAGGTGCTGTGGGCCATGTGGAGAAAATAAGGCAGAAGAAGTATCAtcctctcttccctgctccacTCACAGCTGTTTCACGTATTCTTTCTTAAACCAACCCGAAGTTATGGTAACTTTTAAATGCCCCTTTGAAAGTTAGTCTGAATTGCCTGACTGTGGCAGAGGGCATCTTATGATGCCTTGATGCTCCCAAGCCCCTCTCGAGGGAAGCAATGCATGATACACCCAGGAGAAATTGCCAGCCAGTCAATGGGACATATACACTCAGCAATATCCCAGAACCAGCCACAAGCACTGACCGATGCTAGATCAGCTGCCAAAGGAGAGAAGGAATGCTGGGCCAAGCCTTGCAGTGACTGTACAATCATTATGAGTGGATACTAATACTTTTCATCCctgggtctcaaagcactttggaagGAAGGGTAAGTACCCCATcctcgttttacagatggggaaactgaggcacggagttaAATTACTTGCCCGTGGCTGCccagtgagtcagtagcagagatgggaataggaCCCATGTCTCCTGGTCTGGTGTCTTAAGCATTGCACCACCTTCCCCTCAGCAGGGCAGTTAGCTGTCTCAATGGGAATTTAAGTCATCAGCTACTATTGTTAAGCACCTGTGGATGGTTTTTGGCTCCCAAAGCTGCCTTGCAGTGCCCCGCCCATAGCCCCCCTATGCCAGAGAGGCAGACTGAGAAAGCACAGATAAGAGAATCGACCCTACCTTGGGGTAGCACTGACACATGCTCCAGGTGATCCCCACTGCTATGGTTAAAACCCCCAGGGTGCAAAAGGTGATGTAGACCTGGGGCTTGTCCACGCTCATGATGAACATCCCAATCATCACCAGGAAGAAGCCCAGCACTATGAGTCCGTAGCGGAAAGTTTTATCCTCAGCCATTGCAAACCACACAGGTAGAAACCAACTGCACAGTGAGAATGCAGAGAGCTAGCCCGGGGCTGGGAGGGAACAGATGCCAGGGAGCCCCTTGCCTGTCTGTGTCCCAGCGAGCACTCCTCAGGTGCACAGCCAGGAGTGTGTTCCCAGAGGCTGCCAGGGCTGAGGATCAGCTGCACATTCAGACCAGTCCTGCCCAGGGCTGAGCCAGCTAGTTTTTAATGGGAGTGTAATGAATGCAAACAAGATCCCGAAATTCACAGTCCAGTGAAGCTGCCCAGCGCACTTCACTCTAACCTTCCCTCAAGGCACGTGCAGCCCGGGCTCCAGAACACCTTACCCAGAGAGTGCGAGTCGGAAAGGGAGAGTtcacaggggagggggcagagataAGGCTAACCATTGGGCACTTGCAGTAACCGTCCCATGCCTGACTATACTAGCTGCTTGGTCTGGAGCTGGCTTGGTATTTTGGCAGAGGTGGGCAATCCAGCAGGCAGATGGACAGTGcctgtttatttttcagtgctCTGTAAAGGGCACATCTACTGTAGGAAAATGAGTACCCCTCTGCGTGACAGTCTAGGTACGAACTAGTATATTTAATCCTCTCTTGGCATGGGGGATGGACTCGATGACCCCCTGAACTTCTTTCCAGACCTATTTTTCTATCCGGGGGTGACAAGATGTCCCGTGTATGCCCATCCTTACACCAGTgctcagcaagggctgctgattCTCTTAGCGCAGACTAAGGCCACCGACAAAAAAGACACGGCCCAGTTAGATTAATGACCCGATGTCAGATGTCGCCAGATGCTACGGATGTCCCTGTGCTGCCGAGCTGTACTGGAAACACATCGGTAGAAAAGATCAGGCAGATGCCTTCCAGGCATATCATACAGCACGGTGTTCCTGAGCTCTGGGGATGTGTCTTTGCACCAATATGTTTGTAAGTGATTGAAAAGGAAATGATGTtgatttattacttgtattgcgATAGCACCTAGGAATGCCAGTCTAGggtcagggccccatcgtgcaaggtgctgtgcagacaCCTAAGAAGACagaccttgccccaaagagctcacagttaGGCAGGTTGCAACAGGATAATTCCTTGTTAGCATTGGAAACTCCATCCTTTTCTTGCAAGGACCACGAGCAAGGTCACACGCCAGGCAGGACAGATGAATGTCTACCAGTGGCTATGGGGGAAATCGCACCGTGATGATTCCCCGTGAGCAAGAGCCTTGGGTGTGTTTTGAAGGGATTCTagccagagctggtcaaaatatacTTTTTTGCAGAAAACTTTGGGGGGAAATTATGGTTATTTGGTTCTCGTTGAAATTTCCCATTTATTGTAAAACAGAAACCTGAAATGttgattttcagaaaggtttttttgaaaattaaaactatttctaGTATAAATGTTCAGTGCTTTGGTAAAGCTTTTGCCAAAACAGTAAACTTTTCCTGAAAACTTTttgctttccaattttttgataaaataacAGAAAACTTTAAATGTACACATTTCAACCAACTGTAGTGATGTGTCCTGCTGAGGAAACCATCCCGAAAGAGCCCCTCAGAAATCCCTAAAAGGAGATATCAATCACACCCACACAGTGAGGGATCACGTTTTTCTTTCCCTGGTTCTTCATTCCTTGCCCTCTGTGCCTTCTGGCTGGGGTGCGCCCTGCACTCAGCTGCCAATGACCATCATCTCCCTGCTCTCCAGGAGATGGGATTGGGACACCAGTGGTGATAAGCCTGGGCACTAGCCCGAAGTCAGGTGGAAGGAAAACTTTCCCCACAGCACAGTTCTTGGAGCACAGAGCAGGTCCCGCTCCTGTGTCATGGATTCTAATGGCTGACTTGAAATCACATGTTGTCCTGTATAGGCGAGATTGGGAGAaatggagcagggaaggggaaaagagagaaactCCCGTGAGAAATGAGGGTGGGAAATGGAGCCAGGGAAAGCAGGAGGAGTGAAAAACAAATCCACAGACTGTGAAGGAAGGAGCGGAGATGGGGAGGGAGAACTTCCCATGGGGACAGACACCTCTCCCAATCCCAGGAGAGAATGTTTGGCTTTGGGATGGCTGCCATCTCTCCAGAGAGACAGAGCTCATGCTTCTGTTCAGCTAGGAGGACAGgtgattgttttgatttttaaatggattcATCCTAGGGGGATAGGAGAGAAGTGTGGCTTGAATGACAGGGCAGCTGGCTCTGCTAATCTAAAGCAAGAGGGCGTGAGGGACAATCTCAGGTTCCACCCTTGTTATCTGGATACTCTGGGGACAGGAGCACCAGAACTACCTAGGGAGAGGGAGCCCTCATGTGAACGTGTATCAGATCCCCATCGTTCCCTGAGGTCGCCCCAGGGTGCTTTGTAGCCTACATGCATGGGGTCAGGAAGCGAGGGCTAGTCCTTTCTCCGTCCCCAGCTGTCCCAGCGGGGTGCCTCAAACAATCAAATCAcagaaatgtgtcttttaaacatCATTTTCAACTGCATGATTTTTTTCATGTAAGTGTATTTTAAAGGGCTACAGAGGGCAACATAGGCCCTATCCGACATTCAGCGGGTTCCACTGGACCCTGGGGAGTTAATGGGTGATTTCAGTTACGTGGGAGGAATGACTGCCTTGCCCTAGCAACGCTTAATGCTCCCACGTTTTCATATTGTAATCTCCCTTTGAAAAATGGATTTAGGAATAGTGGGACTAAAAGCTTTGGGCTCCTGGCGCCCCCCTGTGGATTTGACACACAGTTGCACCAGCAAAGGTCAAGATTATAGGGACACCaacaactgtattttccactccatgcatctgatgaagtgggttctagcccacgaaagcttatgcccaaataaatttgttagtctctaaagtgccaccaggactcctcattgtttcaaCAACTATTAGTGATTAATGAATGTAAAACACTAAGGAACCCATTCTCCCCTTTGCAGGGATAACCctgtgaggggagagggagcactGTCAGCTTAACGTTCCAGTCCTTCCATCAGGGTGCGGGTCCCCCCGTGTCCTAGAACGTATCCAGGGGCTCAGGCCCCCTGGAAACTGTAGCCCGTTCAAGATTCACAAGGATCTCCCCCAGAGATCATGGACATCTCCCCAGAGGCTTTGCTCTTCAGCAGCAGTGCTTCACTGGGGCCACGCTGCCAGGTACCTCCATTCTTACcgctaccacacacacacacacacacacacacacacacacacacacacacacacacacacacacacacacacacacacacacacacacacacacacacacacacacacacacacacacacacacacacacaccccccaaggTGCCCATTTTGCTATTTTCCACCCCCAGCTTTGTGCGAGAGTAGCCCAGCCATCCCACCAGCTCTGAGAAGTCAGATCCCTGCAAAGCCTGCCTGGAGAGGACTcctcagagctggctgggaaggtGGGCGCATTTCCCACAGGCCGGCACCAGTCTGTCTGAGGCTGACTGAGCGAACCCCCTGCCAATGGCTGGTAGATCC
The nucleotide sequence above comes from Chelonia mydas isolate rCheMyd1 chromosome 8, rCheMyd1.pri.v2, whole genome shotgun sequence. Encoded proteins:
- the BSND gene encoding barttin; protein product: MAEDKTFRYGLIVLGFFLVMIGMFIMSVDKPQVYITFCTLGVLTIAVGITWSMCQCYPKITFVPMETESEKFLSHKPAVSIENEIPEKSCSQTPYTSQEEANVYEKSLPSYEQIQRKAKGSVECLGIQTAPLLGDCELKTRGCPHPFVQAKAEVHRISESNGETCRDPVPQVVTATISSPSERSHSAAPLASFPEDTDLPSSEGSTSSSLFLGGSTSSLRNPLPPQGYTQKLRSELPCYEDFALIDSPLAERWHPSQEQTPALSQNYLSATASARQFALVSGSGSKAAESGERQSVEEEDNNMYYGLKEGPENLLIADDFIFEPET